One Aerococcus urinaeequi DNA segment encodes these proteins:
- a CDS encoding ornithine cyclodeaminase family protein: MTLLLNVKDIRGLVDMAETVNIVERTYHEMGQGKVINPSKVNLDLGETGNYPFYDGFMNAMPAYVDWLNMAGMKWIGGFYGGRRAAGFPYMTGMILLLDPHVGRFLSAMDGAYITNLRTGAQTAVALSYFNLGESISLGMFGAGTQARTQVIAITKRYKINRLVVWNHRRSTSEAFKEDIAHLIDGEVIIADKPEDATDNNVLITVTGATAPFITGDMIKPGTIIMPMGSRGEITDDIIINADHIYVDHRAQALHRGALKSLNDAGHISEANITADFGQLATSEISPQHNDKTTTIVIPIGIGALDVAVAGHVYHRAKVQGLGEQFDFDLLGGDNTINYMEPDLEKE, encoded by the coding sequence ATGACATTATTACTGAATGTTAAAGACATCCGAGGGTTGGTCGATATGGCAGAGACCGTCAACATTGTCGAAAGAACCTATCATGAAATGGGTCAAGGCAAGGTTATCAACCCAAGTAAGGTGAATTTAGACTTAGGTGAAACGGGTAATTACCCCTTCTACGACGGCTTTATGAATGCCATGCCAGCCTATGTCGACTGGTTAAACATGGCTGGAATGAAGTGGATTGGTGGCTTTTATGGCGGTCGCCGAGCAGCCGGATTCCCCTACATGACAGGGATGATCCTCTTGTTAGACCCACATGTGGGGCGGTTCTTATCCGCTATGGACGGGGCTTATATTACAAACCTTAGAACAGGTGCTCAAACCGCTGTCGCCCTATCATACTTTAACCTAGGTGAATCCATCTCACTGGGTATGTTTGGTGCTGGTACCCAGGCCAGAACCCAGGTGATTGCCATCACTAAACGTTACAAAATCAACCGTCTAGTCGTATGGAACCACCGCCGTTCAACATCAGAAGCTTTTAAAGAAGACATCGCCCACCTTATCGATGGTGAAGTTATCATAGCGGATAAACCTGAAGACGCCACAGATAATAACGTGCTGATTACGGTCACAGGAGCTACCGCACCCTTTATCACAGGTGACATGATCAAACCGGGTACCATCATCATGCCAATGGGGTCACGTGGCGAAATCACAGACGATATCATCATTAACGCCGATCATATTTATGTAGACCACAGAGCTCAAGCCCTTCATCGAGGTGCTTTAAAGAGCCTAAATGATGCTGGCCATATCTCAGAAGCTAATATCACAGCTGACTTTGGTCAACTGGCAACAAGCGAAATCTCCCCTCAACACAATGACAAAACAACCACTATTGTCATACCAATCGGTATTGGAGCATTAGATGTAGCTGTTGCAGGGCACGTCTACCACAGAGCCAAGGTCCAAGGCCTCGGCGAACAATTCGACTTCGACCTCCTAGGCGGAGACAATACCATCAATTACATGGAACCAGACTTGGAAAAAGAATAA
- a CDS encoding MsnO8 family LLM class oxidoreductase encodes MALSLSLLDQNIIYEGETAQSTLKKTVAFAQKAEALGYDSFVVAEHHFTKEIASVAPEILVGYILAKTDKIRVGSGGVMLQHYVPYKVAESFSVLHQLAPGRVILGLGKAQGGKDEAVEVLQRDFIKPVQSFDDKFIEVTRFIRNNFPSDHPYAAENYDLQPAIGSDFTIELLGGSQESAKLATTQDTGLVYPYFANADLEALGKTRAAYQGSGNFKIAVIVYITDDPDEGKEYLAEQAAYTVVLNSGKRVNFNKQAATEEYADLHQAEDAKIVEKQVGAFVGTASQVKAQLDDFSKRFNTDHFVIHTIGIPYAKKFEIIEALAGEIKGG; translated from the coding sequence ATGGCTTTAAGTTTAAGTTTATTAGATCAAAACATTATTTACGAAGGTGAAACCGCTCAGTCGACGCTGAAGAAGACGGTTGCGTTTGCCCAGAAGGCAGAAGCGTTGGGCTATGACAGCTTTGTGGTGGCGGAACACCATTTCACTAAAGAGATTGCTAGTGTGGCACCAGAAATTTTGGTGGGTTACATCTTAGCCAAGACGGACAAGATTCGCGTAGGATCTGGTGGGGTCATGTTGCAACATTATGTCCCTTATAAAGTGGCGGAGTCATTCAGTGTACTCCACCAACTAGCGCCAGGTCGGGTGATTTTAGGGTTGGGTAAGGCCCAGGGTGGTAAGGATGAGGCGGTTGAGGTCTTGCAACGAGACTTTATCAAACCAGTCCAATCTTTCGATGACAAATTTATCGAGGTCACCCGTTTCATTCGCAATAATTTCCCGAGTGACCATCCTTATGCAGCTGAAAACTATGACTTACAACCGGCAATTGGTTCGGACTTTACCATCGAGTTGCTTGGGGGTAGTCAAGAAAGTGCCAAATTAGCGACCACTCAGGATACCGGCCTAGTCTATCCTTACTTTGCCAATGCAGATCTTGAAGCGCTTGGCAAAACGAGAGCCGCTTATCAAGGATCAGGGAACTTTAAAATTGCCGTCATTGTTTATATCACGGACGACCCGGACGAAGGTAAAGAATACCTAGCTGAACAAGCTGCCTATACGGTGGTCTTGAATTCTGGCAAAAGGGTCAACTTCAACAAACAAGCAGCCACTGAAGAATATGCTGACCTGCACCAAGCTGAAGACGCCAAAATCGTTGAAAAACAAGTCGGCGCCTTTGTTGGTACAGCTAGTCAGGTAAAAGCGCAACTAGACGATTTTTCAAAGAGATTTAATACCGATCACTTTGTGATTCATACGATCGGCATCCCCTACGCTAAGAAATTCGAGATTATTGAAGCCTTAGCAGGGGAAATTAAAGGAGGATAA
- a CDS encoding pyridine nucleotide-disulfide oxidoreductase — MPVVNISKVKVICRTTRVFKPVIDEKTNEILWLRLFGEGAHKIITVSMKAHLPYTTLRDQIYTQPTLAEGLNDLFAMVDK, encoded by the coding sequence TTGCCAGTGGTGAATATTTCAAAAGTAAAAGTAATCTGCCGAACTACTAGAGTATTTAAACCAGTTATCGATGAGAAAACCAATGAAATTTTATGGCTTCGTTTATTCGGCGAAGGTGCCCATAAAATCATCACAGTATCCATGAAGGCACACTTACCATACACAACTTTACGTGACCAAATCTATACCCAACCTACTTTAGCTGAAGGATTGAATGACTTGTTCGCAATGGTTGACAAATAA
- a CDS encoding FAD/NAD(P)-binding protein, with the protein MRIAIVGFGIAGASTLIQLSKQFDLNAATDQVDVYETRPRLGAGAPYAEDDDATVINSFPRSLSLDDDNNEDFINWTKVNYPAIDIDNVFAPRTIYGEYVEAYLKPYLAKDYVRHIQAKVTDFQVVDADGTPLYQRPIEDGLAYQVFTSENGWSQIYDAVFFAIGHPPYQDPYQLDGQANYIQDPYPLGEKLEATKGKRRIGIVGSGLTTIDLINYCNKYDLFADQEVTVYFRHEPFRSVIQPDANEDYIQSIDDEWIETQRAVNKGAIPIQVVINQVKADLKANGIDYSRVWANFNTGSVATVTKAIRQDDPDYRRFQGFFRAFYPVLHQMMGALDAAGKDYFYKDLGAFFRMLYSQAPAASISMILDLVAQGKLKLVSGLSDIQPLENGQFHLYANGIRHKADVLINATGFNSRLSQAKDTDPLLGNLIRRNLILPDNRDNILAAYPSATPLNPNYQILDNVYFLGSWIASTQGPNTSVALAKKQTHIAVTDFHQQVNKHK; encoded by the coding sequence ATGCGAATTGCCATAGTAGGTTTTGGGATTGCGGGTGCTAGCACCCTAATCCAGTTAAGTAAACAATTTGATTTAAATGCCGCGACCGACCAAGTGGACGTCTATGAAACACGCCCACGCTTAGGTGCAGGTGCCCCATATGCGGAGGACGACGATGCCACAGTCATCAACTCCTTCCCGCGGTCATTGTCCCTTGATGACGATAACAACGAGGACTTTATCAACTGGACCAAGGTCAACTACCCGGCAATCGATATCGATAATGTCTTTGCCCCGCGAACCATTTACGGTGAATACGTGGAAGCATACCTCAAACCCTATTTAGCCAAGGATTACGTCCGTCACATCCAAGCCAAAGTCACCGATTTTCAAGTCGTAGACGCAGACGGGACACCCCTTTACCAGCGACCAATCGAAGATGGCTTAGCTTATCAAGTCTTTACGTCCGAAAATGGTTGGTCTCAGATTTACGACGCGGTCTTTTTTGCCATTGGCCACCCGCCCTATCAAGACCCATATCAATTGGACGGCCAAGCCAACTACATTCAAGACCCTTACCCATTGGGGGAGAAATTGGAGGCAACTAAAGGCAAGCGTCGAATTGGGATTGTGGGCTCTGGTTTAACGACTATCGACTTGATCAATTACTGCAACAAGTACGATTTATTTGCCGACCAAGAAGTGACGGTCTACTTTCGCCACGAACCCTTCCGGTCAGTGATCCAACCTGACGCTAACGAAGACTATATCCAGTCCATCGACGATGAATGGATTGAGACACAAAGAGCAGTCAACAAAGGGGCTATCCCGATTCAAGTCGTCATCAACCAAGTCAAGGCCGACTTAAAGGCCAACGGTATTGACTACAGCCGGGTATGGGCCAACTTCAATACAGGTTCAGTCGCTACCGTCACCAAGGCTATCCGTCAAGATGACCCTGACTACCGTCGTTTCCAAGGATTTTTCCGAGCTTTCTACCCAGTTCTCCACCAAATGATGGGGGCCCTAGATGCTGCCGGTAAAGACTATTTCTACAAGGACCTAGGTGCCTTCTTCCGCATGCTGTATTCACAAGCCCCAGCTGCTTCCATCAGCATGATTTTAGACTTAGTAGCCCAAGGCAAACTGAAATTAGTTTCTGGCTTATCTGATATCCAACCCTTGGAAAATGGCCAGTTCCACCTTTACGCTAACGGAATCCGCCACAAGGCAGATGTCTTAATCAACGCCACTGGCTTCAATAGTCGTTTAAGTCAGGCAAAAGACACTGACCCGTTACTGGGTAATTTGATCCGCCGTAATTTAATCCTGCCTGACAACCGGGACAATATTTTAGCGGCTTACCCAAGCGCGACGCCATTAAACCCTAACTACCAAATCCTAGACAATGTCTACTTCCTAGGTAGCTGGATTGCTTCAACCCAAGGGCCGAACACGTCCGTTGCCCTGGCCAAGAAACAAACCCACATCGCCGTCACTGACTTTCACCAACAAGTCAACAAGCACAAGTAA
- a CDS encoding glutaredoxin family protein: MSDKQQAVNIVLWAKQGCHYCQEIKDYLKEENLSYELIDVTENDQFRDILNTKYGVSYVPVVEIGQKDSKQYQGIIDLGLEHVVNGLKAAGIGVK, from the coding sequence ATGTCAGACAAACAACAAGCAGTAAATATCGTTTTATGGGCCAAGCAAGGTTGTCATTATTGCCAGGAAATCAAAGATTACTTAAAAGAGGAAAACCTTTCATATGAATTGATTGACGTGACAGAAAACGACCAATTTAGAGACATTTTGAATACCAAATACGGGGTTTCTTATGTGCCGGTAGTTGAAATTGGTCAAAAAGATAGCAAGCAATACCAAGGCATTATTGATTTAGGGTTGGAACATGTGGTGAATGGGCTAAAAGCAGCTGGAATAGGAGTGAAGTAA